The proteins below come from a single Procambarus clarkii isolate CNS0578487 chromosome 54, FALCON_Pclarkii_2.0, whole genome shotgun sequence genomic window:
- the LOC138352632 gene encoding uncharacterized protein: protein MAIFALLFLCCIAQIQGQAYQPYGTHAPLPVVTPTTSTVTTETTLTHTLRETTTSDVWVTEQTAITLTVTQTTTQWEFVSQQPQTVTSVIRVTSTPVVLVTATVGVYPVSTMVSIYSQFVTTTDTVKYWQTITHVAVTHEIQTVPVVSTQELVQDIVTTITQIVTTTVTSTTARYYA from the exons ATGGCGATATTTGCTCTACTCTTCCTCTGTTGTATCGCCCAG ATCCAGGGTCAGGCGTACCAACCTTACGGCACCCACGCGCCCCTGCCAGTCGTCACCCCCACAACCTCCACCGTCACCACTGAG ACtaccctgacccacactctgcgggAGACTacaacctctgacgtctgggttaCTGAGCAGACAGCGATCACCCTGACAGTCACCCAGACAACCACCCAATGGGAGTTTGTTTCTCAGCAGCCACAGACAGTGACCTCTGTGATAAGGGTCACCTCCACACCGGTAGTGTTGGTAACGGCTACGGTGGGGGTCTACCCAGTGAGCACAATGGTCTCCATCTACAGTCAGTTTGTTACCACAACAGATACTGTTAAATACTGGCAGACCATCACCCACGTGGCTGTCACTCATGAG ATCCAGACGGTCCCTGTGGTATCTACACAAGAACTCGTGCAGGATATAGTAACTACCATCACCCAAATAGTAACTACTACGGTTACGTCCACCACCGCCAGATACTATGCTTAA